Proteins encoded in a region of the Rutidosis leptorrhynchoides isolate AG116_Rl617_1_P2 chromosome 9, CSIRO_AGI_Rlap_v1, whole genome shotgun sequence genome:
- the LOC139867057 gene encoding pentatricopeptide repeat-containing protein At5g61370, mitochondrial-like — protein sequence MKSLLQFKWPNIGTLKAKRFPSSYYSTSQPISDVEKLCDVVTNGIGSLDDLEVSLNKLDVSCCSSLVTQVLESSKKVAPTRRLLRFFLWSEKHVDVRLDDKDYNHAIRVFAEKKDFLALDMLIAKLGRENRAMESSTFSTVVETLVKLGRVDEALGIFKNLDKLRCPHDGTTVTAIVSALCGKGHVKRAEGVVYHHKDKILNVKLIIYRNLLHGWCMQENVKESRRLLKDMKGAGISPDLFCYNTFLKCVCMKNLKSNPSGLVPEALNVMIEMRTYAIEPTSVSYNILLSCLGRTRRVKESIQILNTMKKTGRCPDWVSYYLVARVLYLTGRFGKGKQMVDKMVEDGLVPERKFYYDLIGVLCGVERVNYALELFDLMKKSSLGGYETVYDLLIPKLCANGEFEKGRELWDEAKAMGLKLECSIDVLNPLNTEVFKPTRKMVNKVSILETENPKRKNAEKLKPSINVKKGKKLFIVKKEGRKFTVLKKINKKKGSSA from the coding sequence ATGAAGTCTTTACTGCAATTCAAGTGGCCAAATATTGGTACCTTAAAAGCAAAGCGTTTTCCATCATCTTACTACTCAACATCTCAGCCAATAAGTGATGTTGAAAAGTTGTGCGATGTCGTTACAAATGGGATTGGCAGTTTAGATGACTTAGAAGTAAGTCTTAACAAGCTCGATGTTTCTTGCTGTTCGTCACTCGTTACTCAAGTGCTTGAATCAAGTAAGAAAGTAGCACCTACAAGGCGCTTGCTTAGATTCTTTTTATGGTCTGAAAAACACGTTGATGTTCGACTTGATGACAAAGATTATAACCATGCTATTAGAGTGTTTGCAGAGAAGAAGGATTTTTTAGCATTGGACATGCTAATCGCAAAACTTGGTAGAGAAAACAGAGCGATGGAGAGCTCGACTTTTAGTACTGTAGTTGAGACTTTAGTCAAACTTGGTAGAGTAGATGAAGCATTAGGGATATTTAAGAACTTAGATAAATTAAGGTGTCCACATGATGGTACAACGGTTACTGCCATAGTTTCTGCTTTGTGCGGAAAAGGGCATGTTAAAAGAGCCGAGGGAGTCGTTTATCATCATAAAGATAAAATCTTGAATGTAAAACTTATAATTTATAGAAATTTACTTCACGGGTGGTGTATGCAAGAGAACGTTAAAGAATCGAGACGACTCTTGAAGGACATGAAAGGTGCGGGAATCAGTCCCGATCTTTTTTGTTATAACACGTTTTTAAAATGTGTTTGTATGAAAAACTTGAAGTCTAATCCTTCTGGGCTTGTTCCCGAAGCGTTGAATGTAATGATTGAAATGAGAACGTATGCAATTGAACCAACTAGTGTAAGTTACAATATACTTTTATCGTGCTTAGGTAGAACTAGAAGGGTTAAAGAATCGATTCAGATTTTGAATACGATGAAGAAAACAGGGCGTTGTCCTGATTGGGTGAGTTATTATCTTGTGGCGCGAGTTTTGTATTTGACGGGACGATTTGGTAAAGGTAAGCAAATGGTTGACAAGATGGTTGAAGACGGTTTAGTCCCTGAACGGAAGTTTTACTATGATTTGATTGGTGTTCTGTGTGGGGTCGAGAGGGTAAATTATGCTCTTGAGTTGTTTGATTTAATGAAGAAAAGCTCGTTAGGTGGGTATGAAACGGTTTATGATTTGCTGATACCGAAACTTTGCGCGAATGGCGAGTTTGAAAAGGGGAGAGAGCTTTGGGATGAGGCAAAAGCCATGGGACTCAAACTTGAATGCTCAATTGACGTTTTGAATCCTTTGAACACCGAGGTTTTTAAGCCAACGAGAAAAATGGTAAATAAAGTTAGCATCTTGGAAACGGAAAACCCAAAACGAAAGAATGCAGAAAAATTGAAGCCGAGTATAAATGTGAAGAAGGGTAAGAAGTTATTCATCGTTAAAAAGGAAGGTCGAAAGTTTACGGTACTTAAGAAGATAAACAAAAAGAAAGGATCTTCGGCTTGA